One Henriciella litoralis genomic window carries:
- a CDS encoding tetratricopeptide repeat-containing sulfotransferase family protein → MTDPDIKNARMMLDKGDYRAAHSICMDILRRSPLAGEPYLLLGRLAADHGNHTKALDLFDRSAELGFDPAEAFALKARSLVALSRREDAIKAAQTAAQYAPTDAALLDTIGVVFSRTGRHEEALPFYEKAAERAGRSAHIHYNRAVALQFVGRMDEAREAYERCLALDGSEVRALTGLVQVSRQTPEENRLAQLETAYENLSTQPADKVADQRLHLCHAIAKTLEDLGDPEAAMVWYGRGKEDKLKTLDYTFEQDAKLFDAAIKTLKFQFPASENRDAPVFIVGLPRTGTTLVDRILSSHPALTSAGELSDFALCLKREVSTPSRYVLDEETLLGASQASLAEVGQNYIQQVRDTLGVRGRFIDKMPLNAFYVPLILKALPHARVICLRRTPLDVVLSNYRQLFATSFAYYNYAFSLENTARYYAAFDRMIGAFRADLPSDRFTEIHYERVVADLEGETRRLLDFCGLEFDPACLSFHENAAPVATASSVQVRKPLYSSSIGRWRKVEAAMQPVLQILERHGIDPYGD, encoded by the coding sequence ATGACTGATCCAGATATCAAAAACGCAAGGATGATGCTCGATAAGGGCGATTACCGGGCAGCACATTCGATATGTATGGATATTCTTAGGCGATCACCGCTTGCGGGTGAGCCTTATCTGTTGCTGGGGCGACTGGCTGCCGATCATGGCAACCATACCAAGGCGCTGGACCTGTTTGACCGGTCCGCCGAGCTGGGGTTCGACCCTGCAGAAGCATTTGCCCTCAAGGCCAGAAGCCTTGTTGCGCTGAGCCGCCGCGAAGATGCGATCAAGGCGGCGCAAACCGCTGCTCAATATGCGCCGACAGATGCCGCTCTACTCGACACGATCGGCGTCGTTTTCAGCCGCACCGGGCGACACGAAGAGGCGCTACCGTTTTATGAGAAGGCAGCAGAGCGCGCCGGGCGCTCAGCTCATATCCATTACAATCGCGCTGTTGCCTTGCAGTTCGTCGGGCGAATGGACGAGGCGCGCGAAGCCTATGAGCGATGTCTCGCTCTGGATGGCAGCGAGGTGAGGGCGCTGACTGGACTGGTGCAGGTGTCGCGGCAGACGCCAGAGGAGAACCGGCTTGCGCAGCTTGAAACGGCCTATGAAAACCTGAGCACCCAGCCAGCGGACAAGGTCGCAGATCAGCGGCTTCATCTCTGCCATGCCATCGCGAAAACGCTTGAGGATTTGGGCGACCCGGAAGCCGCGATGGTCTGGTATGGGCGCGGTAAAGAGGACAAGCTAAAGACGCTCGACTATACGTTCGAGCAGGATGCGAAGCTCTTTGATGCCGCGATCAAGACCCTCAAATTCCAGTTTCCGGCCTCCGAAAACAGGGATGCTCCGGTTTTTATCGTCGGGCTGCCTCGCACGGGCACGACTTTGGTTGACCGTATTTTGTCCAGTCATCCGGCGCTGACGTCGGCAGGTGAGCTCAGCGACTTTGCGCTTTGTCTGAAGCGCGAGGTTTCAACGCCATCGCGCTATGTGCTGGATGAGGAGACCCTGCTAGGGGCATCCCAGGCATCTCTCGCTGAGGTGGGGCAGAATTATATCCAGCAGGTGCGAGACACGCTGGGCGTCAGGGGCCGGTTTATCGACAAGATGCCGCTCAACGCGTTCTACGTGCCGCTGATCCTGAAGGCCTTGCCGCACGCACGGGTGATTTGCCTGAGGCGCACCCCGCTCGATGTCGTCCTGTCGAACTATCGCCAGCTCTTCGCGACGAGCTTTGCTTATTACAATTACGCGTTCAGTCTGGAGAACACGGCACGCTACTATGCGGCGTTTGACCGGATGATCGGCGCGTTCAGGGCAGACCTGCCATCAGACCGTTTCACCGAGATCCATTATGAGCGGGTGGTGGCGGACCTTGAGGGCGAGACACGCCGCTTGCTCGATTTCTGCGGACTTGAGTTCGACCCGGCCTGTCTCTCATTCCATGAAAATGCGGCGCCGGTTGCAACGGCGAGCTCTGTGCAGGTCCGTAAACCGCTCTACTCCAGTTCCATCGGCCGCTGGCGCAAGGTTGAGGCGGCCATGCAGCCGGTCCTCCAGATACTGGAGCGCCACGGCATTGATCCGTATGGAGATTAG
- a CDS encoding acyl-CoA dehydrogenase family protein, producing MKLSLDKKHEDFRAEVRQFLAENLPSELAEAGRLTTSSFSEPQHNLPWLKILNKKGWAAPHWPQEYGGPGWDEMQRYIFATECAKAGTPPLSPMGLQMVGPCIMGYGTDEQKAYYLPRILAGEDYWCQGYSEPGSGSDLASLQMKAVSDGDDYVLNGSKIWTTQAHHANKMFCLVRTSSDGKPQQGITFLLLDMKTPGIRVEPIITIAGEHEVNQVFFDDVRVPKSGRLGEENDGWTVAKYLLEFERGGGSSAGVEAALERVRIMAHAEPAGGGKRLADDSAFSRKLSQTYIDLEAIKITEQRVTAALAGGENPGPASSMLKTARTEILQQVDTLGIEAAGIYAGVEQMAARQPGANIEPIGPAHSLTAMPRYLNNRAATIYGGSNEVQRNVMAKLLLRL from the coding sequence ATGAAACTCTCACTTGATAAGAAGCACGAGGATTTTCGTGCAGAAGTCCGTCAATTCCTGGCTGAAAACCTGCCAAGCGAACTCGCTGAAGCCGGTCGCCTGACCACCAGTTCGTTTAGCGAGCCCCAGCACAATTTGCCCTGGCTGAAAATTCTCAACAAGAAAGGCTGGGCCGCGCCCCACTGGCCGCAGGAATATGGCGGCCCGGGCTGGGACGAAATGCAGCGCTACATCTTCGCGACCGAGTGCGCGAAGGCCGGCACGCCGCCCCTCTCCCCCATGGGCCTTCAGATGGTGGGGCCATGCATCATGGGTTACGGCACAGACGAGCAGAAAGCCTATTATCTACCTCGCATTCTCGCCGGCGAAGACTATTGGTGTCAGGGCTATTCAGAGCCTGGGTCTGGATCGGATCTCGCCAGCCTGCAGATGAAAGCCGTGTCCGATGGCGACGACTATGTTTTGAACGGCTCGAAAATCTGGACCACGCAGGCTCATCACGCCAACAAGATGTTCTGTCTGGTTCGCACATCTTCTGACGGCAAGCCGCAGCAGGGTATCACCTTCCTCCTGCTCGATATGAAGACGCCTGGCATACGCGTCGAACCGATCATCACCATTGCTGGCGAGCATGAGGTCAATCAGGTCTTCTTTGACGATGTCCGCGTCCCGAAATCCGGCCGCCTCGGCGAAGAAAACGACGGCTGGACCGTCGCAAAATACCTTCTTGAATTCGAACGTGGCGGCGGCTCGTCTGCTGGCGTTGAAGCTGCGCTGGAGCGTGTCCGCATCATGGCCCATGCCGAACCGGCTGGCGGCGGCAAACGCCTGGCTGATGACTCCGCGTTTTCGCGAAAGCTCTCACAGACCTATATCGACCTTGAAGCGATCAAGATTACCGAACAAAGGGTCACTGCGGCCCTGGCGGGCGGCGAAAATCCCGGCCCGGCCTCGTCCATGCTGAAAACCGCGCGAACTGAGATCCTGCAACAGGTCGATACGCTCGGGATTGAAGCAGCCGGCATCTATGCGGGCGTCGAACAGATGGCGGCGCGCCAGCCGGGCGCAAATATTGAACCAATCGGCCCAGCCCACAGCCTCACCGCCATGCCCCGATACCTCAATAATAGAGCGGCCACGATCTATGGCGGCTCGAATGAGGTTCAACGCAATGTGATGGCGAAGCTGCTCCTGAGACTGTAG
- a CDS encoding response regulator transcription factor, producing the protein MTETGKPLIHLVDDDEAVRHSASFMLRLAGYRVQTHKDGVSFLDDVEKLEEGCILLDVQMPKMSGLAVQKELNARGIGMPVVVLTGHGDVSVAVQAMKAGAVNFVEKPYEKQVLLKALEEAFAQLESQSRGAMHKADAEKRLAHLTPRETDVLEGLVEGLTNKAIANSLNISPRTVEIHRANMMEKLAVDSLSSALRIAFTAGLGED; encoded by the coding sequence ATGACTGAAACCGGAAAGCCCCTGATACACCTTGTCGATGATGATGAAGCGGTTCGCCATTCGGCAAGCTTCATGCTTCGTCTCGCAGGCTACCGCGTTCAGACGCACAAGGATGGCGTCAGTTTTCTCGACGATGTCGAAAAGCTGGAAGAAGGCTGCATCCTTCTCGACGTGCAGATGCCAAAGATGAGCGGGCTCGCCGTCCAGAAAGAGCTGAATGCGCGCGGAATTGGCATGCCTGTTGTAGTCCTGACGGGCCATGGAGACGTTTCTGTCGCTGTGCAGGCTATGAAAGCTGGCGCGGTCAATTTCGTCGAGAAGCCTTATGAAAAGCAGGTGCTCCTGAAAGCCCTTGAAGAAGCCTTCGCCCAGCTCGAAAGCCAGTCCCGCGGCGCAATGCATAAAGCCGACGCAGAAAAGCGTCTCGCTCACCTGACGCCCCGGGAAACGGATGTGCTGGAAGGTCTTGTCGAAGGGCTGACCAATAAGGCGATTGCAAACTCGCTCAACATCTCTCCCCGCACGGTCGAGATCCACCGCGCAAACATGATGGAGAAGCTGGCCGTAGACAGCCTGTCTTCTGCTTTGAGAATCGCCTTCACGGCCGGTCTCGGAGAAGACTGA
- a CDS encoding ROK family protein, producing the protein MEQLKGGIDAGGTTFKCGVADASGTIIARRRIPVTSPDVTIAACSDFFGPYALESLGIASFGPIDVDRQSPDYGMIQSTPKAGWSGVNLREAFHASLGLMPVIETDVNGALLAEMHRGAAKGLTSAAYVTVGTGIGAGFWGNGGFLGQPHHPEFGHIGVPRHPADADFKSVCLFHADCLEGLASATAMRMRAGAPETLAESDPAWDIEAYYLAAACRAIFLNLRPQRIILGGGLMLAAHLPDKIHSAFDVQMGGYLGQTRATARQLIVTPGLGDDAGLVGAILLGGGQGPA; encoded by the coding sequence ACAATCATCGCGCGACGCCGGATACCTGTCACGTCACCTGACGTTACGATCGCGGCGTGTTCTGACTTCTTCGGGCCGTATGCGCTTGAATCTCTCGGCATTGCGAGCTTCGGACCGATTGATGTTGATCGGCAGTCGCCAGATTATGGAATGATCCAGTCAACGCCGAAAGCAGGCTGGTCCGGCGTCAATTTGCGAGAGGCGTTTCACGCATCGCTGGGCCTGATGCCGGTGATTGAAACGGACGTGAATGGCGCGCTCCTTGCCGAGATGCATAGGGGCGCTGCCAAGGGTCTCACGTCGGCGGCCTATGTCACCGTCGGGACAGGAATTGGTGCGGGCTTCTGGGGCAATGGCGGCTTCCTGGGGCAGCCTCATCATCCGGAATTTGGACATATTGGCGTCCCTCGCCATCCTGCCGATGCTGACTTTAAAAGTGTCTGTCTCTTCCATGCCGATTGTCTCGAAGGTCTCGCCTCAGCGACGGCGATGCGGATGCGGGCCGGGGCGCCTGAGACGCTGGCCGAAAGCGACCCCGCCTGGGATATCGAGGCGTATTATCTGGCTGCGGCATGCCGGGCCATTTTCCTGAATTTGCGCCCTCAACGCATTATTCTGGGCGGCGGACTGATGCTCGCTGCTCATCTGCCAGACAAAATTCATAGTGCTTTTGACGTGCAGATGGGCGGCTATCTTGGCCAGACACGGGCAACGGCGCGTCAATTGATCGTCACGCCCGGGCTTGGCGATGATGCAGGTCTCGTCGGCGCAATTCTGCTGGGGGGCGGGCAGGGACCCGCTTAA
- a CDS encoding TonB-dependent receptor: protein MKKTNWLLGTSIAALTLGAFIAPAAQAQDATDEQTQDAPSEDAVARQDVVTVTATRRAGTVQDVPINIAAVGAAQIEEQGISELSDLLSFVPGINVVDRGARQGNPIIVRGINADPIGSGDGDNSGGGTVATYLGEVPLFIDLKLNDMERVEVLLGPQGTLYGAGTLAGAIRYIPVKPKFEEGTIEFRSDIYQYSEAGSLSYDTGLTVNAPIGDKFAIRASLDILDDTGFVDQPFLLREVGVSNPDPDFTDPTAVALNLRGAKDIDTEEAVSGRVAARWEPTNWLDGTLTYYFQNVDVGGRRISSKRSVYPGAGPEIFRAGDFDNAKRVPEPNTVKNELLALEVIADLGFAELTSATGLSKFQDDGQRDQNDLLVSLEYSYELFPAFGSYTKEVDETETFTQELRLVSTTDSRLNWIIGGFYSESDTAGFSKEITPNYDTYIRPVFCSPQELATDSCFLVERADDLEYFSTGRTELVETAIFGELGYDITDKWSVTVGARYYDYELKDFSTVDFPLVDSTFTVPVSLDDIKNAPTTVTQAEDGTLFKFNTSYDFTSDLMAYFTVSEGYRIGNTNGLGDCKPYTPGAQQGACALAPGQQYGPNPGDVAQFDERDYFPDKTTNYEIGAKTAWLGGDLILNGAIFYVEWTDPQVASATVNANIPITVNASGAESKGVELQGSWRVTDQFSLRGSYSYAKTELTEDVPFLIRTITPPGFGTAFEDGKAGDRLPGSPESQFSIFGQYVQPLQNGNELIFNASYAWQGDILTRTGGRGSSVTIPSYGLANAKATYEAENWSVSLYVNNLFDEYVETGFVSTPLSNQIVSDINGDPVTVRSHYATLGPPRTIGVRARIKFGEY from the coding sequence ATGAAAAAGACAAATTGGCTCTTAGGCACAAGCATAGCCGCGCTGACATTGGGCGCCTTTATTGCACCGGCTGCGCAGGCCCAGGACGCAACGGACGAGCAGACACAGGACGCGCCATCTGAAGACGCGGTCGCCCGTCAGGATGTCGTCACCGTCACAGCGACCCGGCGTGCCGGCACGGTCCAGGATGTGCCCATCAACATCGCCGCCGTCGGCGCTGCCCAGATTGAAGAGCAGGGTATCAGCGAGCTTTCAGATCTTTTGTCCTTCGTCCCCGGCATCAACGTCGTTGACCGCGGCGCGCGCCAGGGCAACCCGATCATTGTTCGCGGGATCAATGCTGACCCGATTGGCTCAGGCGATGGTGACAATTCCGGCGGCGGCACCGTTGCAACCTATCTCGGCGAAGTGCCGCTGTTCATCGACCTCAAGCTCAACGATATGGAGCGCGTCGAAGTTCTCCTCGGCCCACAGGGCACGCTCTACGGCGCGGGCACTTTGGCAGGCGCCATTCGCTACATTCCGGTCAAGCCAAAATTTGAAGAAGGCACGATCGAATTCCGCAGCGATATCTACCAGTATAGCGAGGCTGGCAGCCTATCCTACGATACAGGTCTTACGGTCAACGCGCCGATCGGTGATAAATTTGCGATCCGCGCCTCGCTGGATATCCTGGACGATACCGGTTTCGTGGATCAGCCATTCCTTTTGAGGGAAGTCGGCGTCTCAAATCCTGATCCAGACTTTACCGATCCCACCGCTGTTGCGCTCAATCTGCGCGGCGCCAAGGACATCGATACCGAAGAAGCGGTTTCAGGCCGGGTTGCAGCGCGGTGGGAGCCAACAAACTGGCTCGACGGCACGCTGACCTATTACTTCCAGAACGTCGACGTCGGCGGCCGCCGCATATCGAGCAAGCGCTCAGTCTATCCCGGCGCAGGCCCTGAAATCTTCCGCGCCGGTGATTTTGACAATGCCAAGCGCGTACCGGAGCCAAACACGGTCAAAAACGAACTTCTGGCCCTGGAAGTGATCGCTGATCTCGGCTTTGCCGAGCTCACCTCCGCGACGGGTCTCAGTAAATTCCAGGATGACGGCCAACGCGATCAGAACGATCTGCTGGTCTCTCTGGAATATTCCTATGAGCTCTTCCCGGCGTTCGGGTCATATACAAAAGAAGTCGACGAGACGGAGACATTCACTCAGGAACTGCGTCTTGTTTCAACCACTGACAGTCGTTTGAACTGGATTATAGGTGGCTTCTATTCGGAATCAGATACGGCAGGCTTCTCAAAGGAAATCACCCCGAACTACGATACCTACATCCGCCCTGTTTTCTGCTCGCCGCAGGAGTTGGCCACTGATAGCTGTTTCCTGGTGGAACGGGCAGATGACCTCGAATACTTCTCAACGGGTCGTACGGAGCTGGTTGAAACAGCGATCTTCGGTGAACTCGGTTACGACATAACTGACAAATGGTCGGTGACCGTCGGGGCGCGTTACTACGATTACGAATTGAAAGACTTCAGCACCGTCGATTTTCCGCTGGTGGATTCGACCTTCACCGTCCCAGTATCATTGGATGATATCAAGAACGCGCCAACGACTGTGACACAGGCTGAGGACGGCACGCTGTTCAAGTTCAATACATCATATGATTTCACCTCAGACCTGATGGCGTATTTCACGGTCAGCGAGGGCTATCGCATCGGGAATACGAATGGCCTCGGAGACTGTAAACCATACACCCCTGGCGCGCAGCAGGGTGCTTGTGCACTCGCGCCTGGTCAGCAGTATGGGCCCAATCCCGGAGATGTCGCACAATTCGACGAACGCGATTACTTTCCAGATAAGACAACCAATTATGAGATCGGCGCCAAGACGGCCTGGCTCGGCGGTGATCTTATCCTGAACGGCGCTATTTTCTACGTCGAGTGGACAGATCCGCAGGTCGCGTCGGCAACCGTCAACGCAAACATTCCAATCACGGTGAATGCCTCCGGCGCAGAATCCAAAGGCGTTGAACTTCAGGGAAGCTGGCGAGTGACCGACCAGTTCAGCCTGCGCGGCTCCTATTCCTACGCCAAGACAGAACTCACCGAGGATGTTCCATTCCTGATCCGCACGATCACACCGCCCGGTTTCGGAACGGCGTTTGAAGACGGCAAGGCCGGCGACCGTTTGCCGGGTTCACCGGAAAGCCAGTTCTCTATCTTCGGGCAGTATGTGCAGCCGCTGCAAAACGGAAATGAGCTTATCTTCAACGCATCCTATGCCTGGCAGGGTGATATCCTGACACGCACGGGCGGACGCGGGTCATCGGTCACCATTCCATCCTATGGCCTGGCCAATGCGAAGGCGACCTACGAAGCCGAGAATTGGTCGGTTTCGCTCTACGTGAACAACCTGTTCGACGAGTATGTTGAAACGGGCTTCGTCAGTACGCCGCTGTCGAACCAGATTGTCAGCGACATAAATGGTGACCCGGTCACCGTGCGGTCTCACTACGCCACGCTTGGGCCGCCGCGGACCATCGGCGTGCGGGCACGGATCAAATTCGGAGAGTACTGA